In Planctomycetota bacterium, the DNA window GGCCGTAGGCGACGTCGAAGATGAAGCTCCGCGGGTCCGCCGACGCCGTGTCGTACTCGGGCGTCGACTCGATCAGCTCGTAGCCCAGCTCGCTCTTCGGCCGGAGGGGGTAGCCGCCGATGTTGAACACGTGGCTGTGGTCGGCGGTCACGATGATCAGCGTGTCCCGCAGGTCGACCGCCTCGATGGCGGCGGCCACGGCCTTGTCGAACGCCTCGGTGTCGTGCAGGCCCCGGAAGGCATTGGTCAGGTGATGCGCGTGGTCGATGCGGCCCGACTCCACCATCAGGAAGTAGCCGCGGTCCCGGCCTGCCGACGCGGCGTTCAGCAACTCGATCGACTTGGTCGTCATGTCGACGATGCTGGGCTCGCCGCCCGCGTCGCTGCCGCGGTCCCACTCCCACTCCATGTGGCTCCGCTCGAACAGGCCCAGCACCGGCAGGTCGCCGGGCGTGAGGGCGTCGTGCTGCGTGTCGTTCCAGATGTACGTGTAGCCGGCGTCCCGGAATTCCTGGCGGAGATCGCGGCCGTCGATCCGGCGACCGTGGCTGCCTTCCTCGTCGGTTATGGCGCGATCGATGAAGTGCCGCCGGCCGCCGCCCATCAGGATGTCCAGCCCGTCGGCCAGCCGTGCGTTGTACGAGGCGTCGGTGGGAAGGGACTGCAGCGCGATCCCGTCCTCGTCGTTGCGTTCGTTGGCGTGCGCATAGCAGGCCGCCGGGGTGGCGTGCGTCGCCCGGGCCGTCGACACGATGCCGACCTTCATGCCCGCCTGCTTCGCCAGCTCGGCGACGGTCCAGGGCCGCAGGCCGTCGCCGTCGCCATTGAAGTCGCCCCGCTCGGTGTCGGCCAGGAAGCCGACCACGCCCGAATTGCACGGCTCGCCGGTCATCATGGTCGACATCGTGCCCGACGAATCCGGGACGATGTAGTCCGCGGTGTGGGTGCGGCTGAGGGCCGTGAAGGGCATCCGATCCATCGCCAGCTCGCCGTCGACGCCTACCGAGTAGATGCGGGTAGCCGTCACGGTCGACACGCCCATGCCGTCGCCCACGAACAGGATGACGTTGCGGGTCGTGCCGTCCGCCGGGCTCAGGGAAGGTTGCACACGCGTCGCCGGCGCGCAGGCTCCGCACAGCGCGGCTCCCAG includes these proteins:
- a CDS encoding alkaline phosphatase: MMPRPCSFLLLGAALCGACAPATRVQPSLSPADGTTRNVILFVGDGMGVSTVTATRIYSVGVDGELAMDRMPFTALSRTHTADYIVPDSSGTMSTMMTGEPCNSGVVGFLADTERGDFNGDGDGLRPWTVAELAKQAGMKVGIVSTARATHATPAACYAHANERNDEDGIALQSLPTDASYNARLADGLDILMGGGRRHFIDRAITDEEGSHGRRIDGRDLRQEFRDAGYTYIWNDTQHDALTPGDLPVLGLFERSHMEWEWDRGSDAGGEPSIVDMTTKSIELLNAASAGRDRGYFLMVESGRIDHAHHLTNAFRGLHDTEAFDKAVAAAIEAVDLRDTLIIVTADHSHVFNIGGYPLRPKSELGYELIESTPEYDTASADPRSFIFDVAYGQGDGFVSDRTDANGIPYTTLGYLNGPGGLRRGEEARPDPRSDDFPGIDGVTVPSGPTDPDYLQEAGIPLSSETHSGEDVAIYAIGRGAGAFRGTVRNAYIAEVMRNALGLRNHDPN